A part of Paenibacillus sp. 481 genomic DNA contains:
- the nirD gene encoding nitrite reductase small subunit NirD encodes MKEQGVFYPIGTLDQFLPQMGRTVEWNGWEVAVFRTSTDKVYALENRNPHPKGGPLVEGIVAGCYIYDPLYDWKIDLTTGLVQSPDEGQVLSFPLKVEGGRVYIAAPAIHSV; translated from the coding sequence ATGAAAGAGCAGGGTGTTTTTTATCCGATAGGGACACTTGACCAGTTCTTGCCGCAGATGGGGCGCACAGTAGAATGGAATGGATGGGAGGTCGCTGTTTTTCGTACTTCAACCGATAAGGTGTATGCTTTGGAAAATCGCAACCCGCATCCGAAAGGTGGGCCGCTTGTTGAAGGAATCGTTGCGGGATGCTACATATACGATCCGCTTTATGATTGGAAGATCGATCTAACGACAGGACTCGTCCAATCTCCTGATGAGGGGCAAGTTCTTTCGTTCCCGTTAAAGGTAGAGGGAGGCCGCGTTTACATCGCTGCGCCCGCAATCCACTCGGTATAA
- a CDS encoding formate/nitrite transporter family protein, producing the protein MFTSSVETTIEAAVKKKEKMNKSTARYAVSALLAGAYVGLGIILIYSIGAPLAAIKSPFQPMLMGMSFGLALTLVVFAGSELFTGNNMFFTMSTLARRTTVADTLKNWVIVFVGNLAGAVLLSLLIVGTGLFKEAGPDHLLFTAAAKKMELPFVELFFRGILCNWLVCLALWMAARAKEDIAKIVLIWWCLYAFIASGYEHSVANMTLLSLAYLLPQHPESITLAGWFQNMIPVTLGNIVGGGVFVALAYWFISPVRSK; encoded by the coding sequence ATGTTTACGTCAAGCGTTGAAACGACGATAGAAGCGGCTGTTAAAAAGAAAGAGAAGATGAACAAAAGCACTGCGCGCTATGCGGTGTCTGCTTTGCTGGCGGGGGCCTATGTGGGACTCGGCATTATCCTGATTTACTCGATAGGGGCGCCGCTTGCAGCAATAAAATCCCCGTTTCAGCCGATGCTCATGGGGATGTCCTTCGGACTGGCGCTGACGCTTGTTGTCTTCGCAGGCTCGGAGTTGTTTACGGGAAATAATATGTTTTTTACCATGAGCACGTTGGCCCGCAGAACAACAGTAGCCGATACGTTGAAAAACTGGGTGATCGTGTTCGTCGGCAACTTGGCTGGCGCCGTATTGCTCAGCTTGCTAATCGTGGGTACAGGCCTATTCAAAGAAGCAGGGCCAGATCACCTGCTCTTCACCGCTGCCGCCAAAAAAATGGAGCTGCCGTTCGTTGAATTGTTTTTCCGCGGCATTTTGTGCAACTGGCTCGTATGCTTGGCCCTATGGATGGCAGCCAGAGCGAAGGAAGACATCGCCAAGATCGTACTTATCTGGTGGTGCTTGTATGCATTTATCGCCAGCGGCTATGAACACAGCGTAGCGAATATGACGCTGCTCAGCTTAGCTTACCTGCTCCCGCAGCATCCAGAATCAATCACACTTGCTGGCTGGTTTCAGAACATGATACCTGTCACGCTTGGGAACATCGTTGGCGGTGGAGTATTCGTTGCTTTAGCGTATTGGTTTATATCACCAGTACGAAGCAAGTGA
- a CDS encoding MBL fold metallo-hydrolase, whose product MYDYHLLDIEFEYDAQTQVITPIILRDARETILVDCGYPNFARLLKEAAIRYDVTLESITKLIVTHHDMDHIGSLAALKRAYPHIVIIAHELEAPHIDGTKKSLRLEQVEATFDVLPDEAKPHAEQFMNLLQSIEPIAVDRIVTNNEQLPWCGGIEIVHTPGHMPGHMSLYLPASNTLIAGDAVVIEQGQLNIANPQFTLDLDEAIRSVQRLLDYDIEQIICYHGGLFRGDVKQALKQLIHAYTS is encoded by the coding sequence ATGTACGACTATCATCTACTCGATATCGAGTTTGAGTATGACGCTCAAACACAAGTCATCACCCCAATCATACTTCGTGATGCACGCGAAACGATTCTTGTCGACTGCGGGTATCCAAACTTTGCGCGTCTCCTTAAAGAGGCGGCTATCCGTTACGACGTCACACTCGAATCGATCACCAAATTGATCGTGACGCATCACGATATGGATCATATCGGTTCGCTCGCTGCGTTGAAGCGGGCGTACCCTCACATCGTCATCATCGCGCACGAGTTGGAAGCTCCGCACATTGATGGGACGAAAAAGTCACTTCGACTTGAACAAGTGGAAGCAACGTTTGACGTGTTGCCGGATGAAGCAAAGCCGCATGCGGAACAGTTCATGAACCTCCTACAATCGATCGAGCCAATTGCTGTTGATCGGATCGTCACCAATAATGAGCAGCTGCCTTGGTGCGGCGGCATCGAAATCGTTCACACACCTGGCCATATGCCTGGTCATATGTCGTTGTATCTCCCTGCCAGCAACACGTTGATCGCAGGAGACGCTGTTGTCATCGAGCAAGGGCAGCTCAATATTGCCAATCCTCAATTTACATTGGATTTGGATGAGGCTATCCGTTCCGTTCAACGATTGCTTGACTATGACATTGAGCAAATCATTTGCTATCACGGTGGTTTATTTCGCGGCGATGTAAAGCAAGCGCTTAAGCAACTCATTCATGCATATACGTCGTAA
- a CDS encoding CD3324 family protein — protein sequence MKYQNAQTILPEELVRHIQQYVQGSYLYIPIRQERKKQWGESSGSRQMLQDRNAAIVQAYHSGIAVNILAQRYFLTEHSIRRIIREQRRVQL from the coding sequence ATGAAATACCAAAATGCACAAACGATATTACCAGAAGAACTGGTTCGCCATATTCAACAATATGTACAAGGAAGCTACTTGTACATTCCCATTAGACAAGAACGTAAGAAGCAATGGGGTGAGTCTTCCGGGTCTAGGCAGATGCTTCAAGACCGTAACGCTGCGATTGTGCAAGCTTATCATTCAGGAATCGCTGTCAACATTCTCGCACAACGCTACTTTTTGACTGAGCATAGTATTAGAAGAATTATCCGTGAACAACGGCGCGTACAACTTTGA
- a CDS encoding LysE family transporter yields the protein MPLLSFLLFVLITSFTPGPNNIMAMAFANTHGFKKTIRFCLGVGVGFFVVTLACIFLNLWLTNLMPIIEFPLTMLGVGYMLYLAFSILTSKDSSDNKDGGHTHFFLIGALLQFVNPKGILFGMTVVATFILPYYSSYFSYLVFSLFLGIVGLMSTCCWSLFGSMFQTFLSQYRQAFNIIMAMLLVYSSISILLK from the coding sequence GTGCCTTTATTATCATTCTTGTTATTTGTGTTAATTACCAGTTTTACTCCAGGTCCCAACAATATTATGGCGATGGCGTTTGCGAACACACATGGATTTAAAAAAACGATACGATTTTGTTTAGGAGTCGGTGTTGGCTTTTTTGTTGTCACATTAGCCTGTATTTTTTTAAATCTGTGGCTTACAAACCTTATGCCAATTATTGAATTTCCTTTGACCATGTTGGGAGTCGGTTATATGTTATATTTAGCTTTTAGTATACTTACTAGTAAAGACAGTTCTGACAACAAGGATGGCGGCCATACACACTTTTTCTTAATAGGTGCGTTGTTGCAGTTTGTTAATCCAAAGGGGATTCTTTTTGGCATGACAGTAGTAGCCACCTTCATTCTTCCTTATTACTCCTCCTATTTCAGCTACTTGGTTTTCTCGCTTTTTTTGGGGATTGTTGGCTTGATGAGTACATGTTGTTGGAGTTTATTTGGTTCTATGTTCCAAACATTTTTATCACAGTACAGACAAGCGTTTAATATCATTATGGCCATGTTATTGGTGTATAGTTCGATCTCCATTTTGTTAAAATGA
- a CDS encoding sigma-70 family RNA polymerase sigma factor, with amino-acid sequence MNQNDRVRAAQAGNRAAFLALIEAQQDRMYRIAYYYVRQKIDAEDVVHEAIYKALSGLPKLKQPQYFTTWLTRIVINCALTALHKRQRLVLDDCRAAELQQASMPRTDDRLDLLEAVRQLDTNQRQVIAFKYWHDMTIEEIARLLRMPSGTIKTILHRGLKSLRQHYANAEKSTRSEQNVLCEATDVSEQERLQQKLAELKQRSEELFDIPQSYELTIEDYHEDKREGGRAVLVWTKVGEDPLWDKPGKDTSISVELSDQGDLLKYTIDVEEAAGDLPELSINELRMEAETFIRDHYPTALKHFDLTRIKTSGSMTTFCYEQVVMELPLPLSGVRVAVHRSGLVSHFIYFGRQTKPKTPEALVAKELLMQHIASTVRLNLQLAYVNKEVCDVENNELRIVYEPDNLWMKFRADDKEEAISRDDEAEEAAEQAVWLSLPILPEEAAIRTIRTVEDVLEVLVNDPEQYALLREVDMDGQISGVVWRRGDWSSENAQNPKNPKNPKDRSLDAFLRERSQDTVKAKIDLASRSLVSFMRFEDRLSGGIRLSRDECQDIALRLLVRARPRLIPYLQLRQQEEAKDSDIEQFEFRIGKQNVWLGMDHIRIFVNKTTGRLERMDGPFIDPAQLEAVQSTTLVDERKACQVYSDALDLKLEWQIDYSRRSKKRRYRLMYRQVHRDRQMEIRFVDAHTGKLICSRNH; translated from the coding sequence ATGAATCAAAACGATCGAGTCCGAGCAGCTCAGGCGGGAAATCGCGCTGCGTTTCTCGCTTTGATCGAAGCACAGCAGGACCGAATGTACCGTATAGCTTATTATTACGTACGTCAAAAAATTGATGCGGAGGATGTCGTCCACGAAGCCATTTACAAAGCGCTGTCCGGACTGCCGAAGCTAAAACAGCCGCAGTATTTCACGACTTGGCTGACCCGCATTGTTATTAACTGCGCGTTGACTGCACTGCACAAGCGTCAGCGGCTGGTGCTAGACGATTGCCGTGCCGCTGAGCTTCAGCAAGCTTCCATGCCGCGAACCGACGACCGCCTTGATCTGCTCGAGGCGGTTAGGCAACTGGACACTAATCAAAGACAAGTGATCGCGTTCAAATATTGGCATGATATGACGATCGAGGAGATTGCACGCTTACTCCGTATGCCATCCGGTACAATTAAAACGATTTTACATAGGGGGTTGAAGTCGTTGCGTCAACATTATGCGAACGCCGAGAAATCGACACGCTCGGAACAGAACGTGCTCTGTGAAGCTACGGACGTATCCGAACAAGAGCGATTGCAGCAAAAGCTGGCTGAGTTGAAGCAGCGAAGTGAGGAGCTCTTTGATATTCCACAATCGTATGAACTAACGATTGAAGACTATCATGAAGACAAACGAGAAGGCGGAAGAGCGGTACTCGTGTGGACGAAAGTCGGAGAGGACCCATTGTGGGACAAACCTGGCAAAGATACGAGTATATCTGTAGAGTTAAGCGATCAAGGGGATTTGCTCAAATACACGATCGACGTGGAGGAAGCTGCCGGTGACTTGCCAGAGTTATCAATCAATGAATTGCGCATGGAGGCCGAGACATTTATTCGCGATCACTATCCTACCGCGCTGAAGCACTTTGATTTAACACGTATCAAGACAAGTGGTTCAATGACGACATTTTGTTATGAGCAGGTTGTTATGGAATTGCCGCTTCCATTATCGGGTGTTCGAGTGGCTGTTCACCGGAGTGGGTTGGTTAGTCATTTCATTTATTTCGGACGACAGACAAAGCCTAAGACTCCGGAGGCCTTGGTTGCAAAGGAACTGCTTATGCAGCATATTGCGAGTACCGTGAGGCTGAACCTGCAATTAGCTTACGTGAATAAAGAAGTTTGTGATGTAGAGAACAATGAGCTGCGGATCGTATACGAGCCGGACAATCTGTGGATGAAATTTCGCGCCGATGATAAAGAAGAGGCGATTAGTAGAGACGATGAAGCGGAAGAAGCGGCAGAGCAAGCCGTGTGGCTGTCGCTTCCGATACTGCCGGAGGAGGCAGCTATCCGTACCATCCGTACAGTGGAGGATGTTCTGGAAGTGCTTGTAAACGATCCTGAGCAGTATGCACTTTTGCGGGAAGTCGATATGGACGGTCAAATTTCCGGCGTCGTGTGGCGACGGGGCGATTGGAGTTCTGAGAATGCTCAGAATCCTAAGAATCCTAAGAATCCTAAGGACCGTTCGCTAGATGCTTTTTTACGTGAGCGATCGCAAGACACCGTGAAGGCGAAAATCGATTTAGCAAGCCGTAGTTTGGTGTCGTTTATGCGCTTTGAAGACCGCTTGTCAGGTGGAATACGACTATCTCGAGACGAATGTCAGGACATCGCACTTCGACTGTTGGTCCGTGCGCGCCCTAGACTGATTCCGTATTTACAGCTACGGCAGCAGGAGGAAGCGAAAGATTCTGATATCGAACAATTCGAGTTCCGCATAGGCAAGCAAAATGTCTGGCTCGGAATGGATCATATTCGAATTTTCGTCAACAAAACGACGGGGCGTCTCGAACGTATGGACGGTCCATTTATTGATCCGGCTCAGTTGGAAGCTGTCCAATCGACGACGCTCGTAGATGAGCGAAAGGCATGTCAAGTATACTCAGATGCACTTGATCTGAAACTAGAATGGCAGATTGATTATTCGAGACGAAGCAAAAAACGTCGCTACCGACTCATGTATCGACAGGTGCATAGGGATCGTCAGATGGAGATACGTTTTGTTGACGCACACACCGGAAAGTTGATTTGTTCACGGAACCATTAA
- a CDS encoding heavy metal translocating P-type ATPase, giving the protein MQTKPAHEANGSCCADDECGSTVNIETKQHTSCCSDKNDCNSAPSQGQAEERVASGFQASFRIHGMDCPACGITIEKSLKQLDHIQQVVVNYNTAKMQIVSTDPTALEQIPVALKKLGFTAETIDTDKNKRTYLIEGMDCSSCALTLENHLKSQPAVTSIKVNFSTGKMHIVHDNDVQTIMDEVAKVGFTATLATRQREQGGQAGQGGQRPQNKGKVDLSLTIFSGAMLALGFIGTLTDVSSNISTALFILAMITGGYKPAKSAFYAIKSRSLDMNVLMSIAAIGAGLIGEWLEGATVVWLFAIGNALQTRAIEKTRNSIRGLMDLTPSEAWLKSGETISRTPVEEIAVGQIIIIKPGEKIPLDGDIVVGVSSVNQAPITGESVPVDKEPGDVVYAGTINESGSLEVKVTKLVEDTTVAKIIHLVEEAQEKKAPTQAFIDRFAHIYTPIVFAVAMAMIVFPPLFGWGTWAEWYYKGLELLVVACPCALVISTPVAIVSAIGNAAKNGVLIKGGAFLEIAGAVNAIAFDKTGTLTEGKPKVSHIETWGESKESILSIARTIEEHSKHPIAQAILSYAAAQHIAPRKGESFQTIVGKGAQATIEGTDYFAGNLKLFQDMNVPLNNITNYARELQQEGNTLVLIGTRHHVLGLIAVADAIRPATLGTISKLKDAGIQQVVMLTGDNEGAARKISTQSGIDRYFADLLPENKVEAVKKMQQEGYKIAMVGDGINDAPALATADLGIAMGGAGTDTAMETADIVLMADNLEKLPHTVELSRKALRIIKQNIWFSIAVKLVALMLIFPGWLTLWLAVLSDTGAAILVILNSMRLLKMKSDS; this is encoded by the coding sequence ATTCAAACGAAGCCAGCTCACGAAGCAAATGGTTCGTGTTGCGCGGATGACGAATGTGGTAGTACTGTCAACATCGAAACGAAGCAACATACGTCTTGCTGCAGCGATAAAAATGATTGCAACTCTGCCCCTAGTCAAGGTCAGGCGGAGGAACGTGTCGCTTCAGGCTTTCAAGCAAGCTTCCGAATTCACGGAATGGATTGCCCCGCTTGTGGGATTACAATCGAAAAGAGCCTAAAACAATTGGATCATATCCAACAAGTTGTAGTCAATTACAACACGGCCAAAATGCAAATCGTATCCACAGATCCGACTGCGTTGGAACAGATTCCTGTAGCTTTGAAGAAGCTAGGTTTTACAGCCGAAACGATAGATACAGATAAAAATAAAAGAACGTATCTTATCGAGGGAATGGATTGCAGTTCCTGTGCGTTAACACTTGAAAATCATTTAAAGAGTCAACCTGCTGTTACATCAATCAAAGTGAATTTTTCGACAGGGAAAATGCATATCGTACATGACAACGATGTGCAAACGATTATGGATGAAGTCGCTAAAGTGGGGTTCACTGCAACTTTGGCAACCAGGCAGCGCGAGCAAGGCGGACAGGCTGGACAAGGTGGACAGCGTCCGCAGAATAAGGGAAAAGTAGATTTGTCGCTAACGATCTTTTCCGGAGCGATGCTTGCTCTGGGCTTTATCGGTACTTTAACTGACGTGTCTTCGAACATAAGCACGGCTCTCTTCATTTTAGCGATGATTACGGGCGGATATAAACCAGCTAAAAGCGCTTTTTACGCGATTAAAAGCCGTTCATTAGATATGAACGTGTTGATGAGCATAGCAGCTATCGGAGCGGGATTAATTGGAGAATGGCTTGAAGGAGCTACTGTCGTGTGGCTGTTTGCCATCGGAAATGCGCTACAAACTCGCGCCATTGAAAAAACGAGGAATTCGATCCGCGGGCTAATGGATCTGACTCCGTCGGAAGCGTGGCTTAAAAGTGGCGAGACGATCTCGCGCACACCAGTTGAAGAAATCGCTGTTGGACAAATTATTATTATTAAACCGGGCGAAAAAATCCCATTGGACGGCGATATTGTAGTAGGAGTTTCCAGCGTGAATCAGGCTCCGATAACGGGTGAATCTGTACCCGTGGATAAAGAGCCGGGGGATGTAGTGTACGCAGGGACGATTAATGAAAGCGGCTCGCTAGAAGTTAAAGTGACCAAGTTAGTCGAGGACACGACCGTAGCTAAAATTATTCATTTGGTGGAAGAAGCACAGGAGAAGAAGGCGCCGACTCAAGCGTTTATCGACCGTTTCGCGCACATTTACACCCCGATTGTGTTTGCTGTAGCGATGGCGATGATTGTGTTTCCGCCGTTGTTTGGTTGGGGGACATGGGCGGAGTGGTATTATAAGGGCTTAGAACTGCTTGTCGTTGCTTGCCCGTGTGCATTGGTCATTTCCACCCCAGTTGCTATCGTTTCAGCGATTGGTAATGCAGCAAAAAATGGTGTACTTATAAAAGGCGGGGCGTTCTTGGAAATAGCCGGAGCGGTTAATGCCATTGCTTTTGATAAGACAGGTACGTTAACTGAAGGAAAACCTAAGGTGTCCCATATCGAAACTTGGGGTGAATCGAAAGAAAGCATTCTTTCGATTGCACGCACGATCGAGGAACATTCTAAGCATCCCATTGCTCAAGCGATCCTATCGTACGCCGCGGCGCAACATATCGCTCCTCGGAAAGGGGAGTCGTTTCAGACTATTGTGGGCAAAGGCGCCCAAGCGACAATCGAAGGAACGGACTATTTTGCTGGTAATTTGAAACTGTTTCAAGACATGAACGTGCCACTCAACAACATTACAAATTATGCACGCGAATTGCAACAAGAGGGTAATACGCTCGTCTTAATAGGTACACGTCATCACGTACTTGGCTTAATTGCAGTAGCGGATGCGATTCGCCCTGCGACGTTGGGTACGATCTCTAAATTAAAAGACGCTGGCATTCAGCAAGTCGTCATGCTTACAGGGGATAATGAAGGCGCAGCTCGAAAAATATCCACTCAATCTGGGATCGATCGTTACTTTGCCGATTTACTTCCGGAAAACAAAGTGGAGGCCGTCAAAAAAATGCAACAGGAAGGCTACAAAATCGCTATGGTTGGTGACGGAATCAACGATGCACCTGCTCTGGCAACAGCGGATCTTGGCATTGCAATGGGTGGTGCCGGAACAGATACGGCGATGGAAACAGCAGATATTGTCCTCATGGCGGATAATTTAGAAAAGCTCCCTCATACGGTTGAGTTGAGCCGAAAAGCACTACGTATTATTAAACAAAATATTTGGTTTTCCATTGCGGTGAAACTTGTTGCACTCATGCTCATTTTTCCAGGCTGGCTTACGTTGTGGCTCGCGGTGTTAAGTGATACAGGTGCTGCAATTCTTGTCATTTTAAATAGTATGCGATTGTTGAAAATGAAATCGGATAGTTAA
- the nirB gene encoding nitrite reductase large subunit NirB translates to MTPNKEKLVVIGNGMAGISTVEQILKLTSRFDITVFGNEPHPNYNRILLSYVLDGSKTIDDIVLNGWDWYKENGITLHTEMSVSHIDETNQEIVTDSGKRVCYDKAIIATGSNPFMLPIPGSKKQGVIGFRDISDCQQMLKAAKTYKKAAVIGGGLLGLEAAKGLVHLGMSVTVVHLMEDLMERQLDHQAALMLKAELESQGIQFAMGKQTVELLGDERVSGLRFADGTMLEAEFVVMAVGIKPNVAVALGSGIETNRGILVNDYMQTSMPEVYAVGECNEHRGVCYGLVAPLFEQGMVLAKHLCGVDTLPYEGSVLSTKLKISGVDVFSTGEFIEGPDHVVIAHKDEWKRTYKKILLKDDVMVGAVLFGDITDSAQLQKLIKQKTVMTDEIYSFLMGTGCCGSGAKNSASVEAMADEEIVCGCNGVTKKNIVDAVAEKGFSTLDEIKVYTGATRSCGGCKPVVEQILQYVLGDGFKATIKQGICGCTTLSRDEIVAEIKAKGLTSTKEVMNVLDWSQPEGCSKCRPALNYYLGMLYPDTYEDEKQSRFVNERLNANIQKDGTYTIIPRMYGGVTTPEDLKKLVDVSLKYDVKCVKVTGGQRIGLMGLKKEDVPKVWEELDMPSGYAYAKSLRTVKTCVGSTFCRFGTQDSMGMGELLERKFERLDLPAKFKYAVNGCPRNCAEACTKDIGIVGNDGGWEIFIGGNGGIKARLADLLCKVKTDQELIDLCAAIMQHYRETGNYLERTSEWVERMGVDAIRKAVVDDVDNRKALVERIEFALQQVEEPWRKLLNDKDTCTALFQRLAPAAQSIN, encoded by the coding sequence ATGACGCCTAATAAAGAAAAGCTTGTAGTCATTGGTAACGGAATGGCTGGCATCAGTACCGTGGAACAAATATTGAAACTGACTTCGCGTTTCGATATTACCGTATTTGGCAACGAGCCTCATCCTAACTATAACCGCATTTTGCTGTCCTACGTGTTAGATGGCAGCAAAACGATCGACGATATTGTATTGAATGGATGGGATTGGTACAAAGAGAACGGCATTACGCTACATACCGAGATGTCAGTATCTCATATTGACGAAACGAATCAAGAAATAGTGACGGACAGCGGAAAGCGCGTGTGTTACGATAAAGCCATTATTGCAACAGGGTCGAATCCGTTTATGTTGCCCATACCTGGCAGTAAGAAACAAGGCGTTATCGGCTTTAGGGACATTTCCGACTGCCAGCAGATGTTGAAAGCGGCCAAAACGTACAAGAAAGCAGCCGTTATTGGCGGAGGGCTGCTGGGGCTGGAAGCAGCTAAAGGTTTGGTACATCTCGGGATGAGCGTAACCGTAGTCCATCTGATGGAAGATTTGATGGAGCGTCAGCTCGATCATCAGGCAGCGTTGATGCTAAAGGCTGAGCTGGAGAGCCAAGGCATCCAATTTGCGATGGGCAAGCAAACGGTCGAACTGCTCGGAGACGAGCGTGTTTCCGGTCTAAGATTCGCGGACGGGACGATGCTGGAAGCCGAGTTCGTCGTTATGGCCGTAGGCATTAAGCCGAATGTCGCCGTTGCGTTAGGTAGCGGGATCGAAACGAATCGCGGCATACTTGTGAACGACTACATGCAAACTTCAATGCCAGAAGTCTATGCGGTTGGAGAATGCAACGAACACCGCGGTGTCTGCTATGGGCTCGTTGCTCCGCTTTTTGAGCAGGGGATGGTACTGGCAAAACATTTGTGCGGTGTAGATACGCTCCCCTATGAAGGCTCCGTCTTATCGACGAAGCTGAAAATATCGGGCGTGGACGTTTTTTCAACAGGCGAATTCATCGAGGGACCGGATCATGTTGTCATTGCTCACAAGGATGAATGGAAGCGGACGTACAAAAAAATATTGCTGAAAGACGATGTGATGGTAGGCGCGGTGTTGTTCGGGGACATCACCGATTCCGCTCAATTGCAAAAGCTCATTAAGCAAAAAACAGTCATGACCGACGAAATTTATAGTTTCTTGATGGGTACTGGCTGCTGCGGCAGTGGAGCCAAAAATTCAGCTTCCGTAGAAGCGATGGCCGACGAAGAAATTGTGTGCGGCTGCAACGGTGTGACCAAGAAGAACATCGTGGATGCGGTTGCCGAAAAAGGATTTTCGACGCTGGATGAAATCAAAGTGTACACAGGTGCAACGCGTTCCTGTGGGGGCTGTAAACCTGTTGTCGAGCAAATACTGCAATACGTTCTAGGCGATGGGTTTAAAGCCACCATCAAACAAGGCATTTGTGGCTGCACAACGCTTAGCCGCGACGAGATTGTGGCTGAGATCAAAGCGAAAGGGCTAACATCGACCAAGGAAGTGATGAACGTACTGGATTGGAGCCAACCGGAAGGCTGCTCCAAGTGCCGTCCCGCGCTGAATTACTATTTGGGCATGCTCTATCCGGACACCTATGAAGACGAGAAACAATCGCGTTTCGTGAACGAACGTTTGAACGCGAATATCCAGAAGGACGGAACGTATACGATCATTCCGCGGATGTATGGCGGCGTCACTACGCCGGAAGATTTGAAAAAGCTCGTTGACGTTTCGCTAAAATACGATGTGAAGTGCGTAAAAGTGACGGGCGGGCAGCGGATTGGCCTTATGGGATTGAAAAAAGAGGACGTTCCAAAAGTATGGGAAGAGCTGGATATGCCGTCCGGCTATGCATATGCCAAATCGCTTCGGACCGTCAAAACGTGCGTCGGCTCGACATTTTGTCGCTTCGGCACTCAGGATTCGATGGGTATGGGTGAATTGCTGGAGCGCAAGTTTGAACGTCTCGATTTGCCGGCAAAATTCAAATACGCAGTCAACGGCTGCCCGCGAAACTGCGCCGAAGCATGCACCAAAGATATTGGCATTGTCGGCAATGACGGTGGTTGGGAAATATTTATCGGTGGCAACGGTGGCATTAAAGCGCGCTTGGCAGATTTACTGTGCAAAGTGAAAACGGATCAGGAGTTGATCGATCTTTGTGCGGCAATTATGCAGCATTACAGAGAGACAGGAAACTATTTGGAACGGACATCGGAATGGGTGGAGCGCATGGGAGTGGATGCGATTCGCAAGGCAGTTGTTGACGATGTGGACAACCGTAAAGCATTGGTGGAACGTATCGAGTTTGCTTTGCAGCAGGTTGAAGAACCGTGGAGGAAACTGCTGAACGACAAGGATACGTGTACGGCTCTGTTCCAAAGATTGGCGCCTGCTGCCCAATCCATCAACTAA
- a CDS encoding helix-turn-helix domain-containing protein yields the protein MEEIQLILAKNLKAIREKEKLSLEKVAERSGVSKTMIGQIERGESSPTLTTIWKIANGLKVSFTSLINHPQPDTKVVLRNEMHVWSEDNGRYRVYPSFPFQEDRRFEVYAVEIEKEGVLSSDSHRGGTEEFITVFDGEVTIRVNECEYILRNGDSIRFKADRPHTYYNSGETLTRLSMTIYYPAN from the coding sequence ATGGAAGAAATTCAGCTTATTCTTGCAAAAAATTTAAAGGCGATTCGAGAGAAGGAAAAATTAAGTTTAGAAAAGGTCGCTGAACGAAGTGGGGTAAGCAAAACCATGATCGGGCAAATTGAAAGAGGAGAATCAAGCCCCACGCTGACAACGATTTGGAAAATAGCGAATGGATTAAAGGTTTCGTTTACTTCGCTTATTAATCATCCGCAGCCTGATACTAAAGTGGTATTGAGAAACGAGATGCATGTATGGTCTGAGGACAATGGAAGGTATCGCGTGTATCCCAGCTTCCCTTTTCAAGAGGATAGACGATTTGAAGTTTACGCGGTTGAAATCGAAAAAGAGGGAGTACTAAGTTCGGATTCCCACAGAGGAGGTACAGAGGAATTTATCACCGTATTTGATGGAGAAGTCACGATACGTGTCAATGAATGCGAATATATATTACGAAATGGGGATTCAATCCGATTTAAGGCGGACAGACCTCATACCTATTATAATTCTGGAGAAACATTAACTCGTTTAAGTATGACGATCTATTACCCAGCTAACTGA